The Vibrio kanaloae genome has a window encoding:
- the htpX gene encoding protease HtpX yields MKRVMLFLATNLAVVLVLSVVLNIVYAVTGMQPGSLSGLLVMAAVFGFGGSFISLMMSKKMALRSVGGMVIESPRNETEHWLMETVSRQAQQVGIGMPTVAIYDSPDINAFATGAKRDDSLVAVSTGLLHNMTRDEAEAVLAHEVSHIANGDMVTMTLMQGVVNTFVIFLSRFIANIVASNDSEEEGGSNMMVYFGVSMVLELVFGFLASFITMWYSRHREFHADAGAANLVGKEKMIAALERLKVSHEPQLEGSMMAFGINGKKSLTELLMSHPPLDKRIASLRNM; encoded by the coding sequence ATGAAGCGAGTAATGTTGTTCCTTGCAACCAACCTTGCGGTTGTATTGGTACTAAGTGTTGTTCTTAATATTGTATACGCAGTCACAGGTATGCAACCAGGAAGTCTCTCAGGCTTATTGGTGATGGCTGCGGTATTTGGTTTTGGCGGCTCATTCATTTCATTAATGATGTCAAAGAAAATGGCGCTGCGCTCTGTAGGCGGCATGGTCATTGAAAGTCCGCGTAATGAAACAGAACATTGGTTGATGGAGACGGTAAGCCGTCAAGCTCAACAAGTTGGTATTGGTATGCCAACAGTGGCGATCTACGACTCACCAGACATCAACGCATTCGCGACAGGTGCTAAGCGTGACGATTCATTGGTAGCGGTATCAACAGGCTTGCTACACAACATGACGCGTGATGAAGCTGAAGCGGTATTAGCGCATGAAGTTAGCCACATCGCGAACGGCGATATGGTGACCATGACGTTAATGCAGGGGGTTGTGAACACGTTCGTTATCTTCTTATCTCGTTTCATCGCCAACATTGTTGCGTCAAATGACAGCGAAGAAGAGGGTGGCAGCAATATGATGGTGTACTTCGGTGTATCTATGGTGCTGGAGTTGGTATTTGGTTTCTTAGCAAGCTTCATTACGATGTGGTACAGCCGTCATCGTGAATTCCATGCTGATGCAGGTGCAGCAAACCTAGTGGGTAAAGAGAAGATGATTGCAGCGCTAGAGCGTCTAAAGGTGAGCCACGAGCCACAACTAGAAGGTTCTATGATGGCATTTGGTATCAACGGTAAAAAGTCTCTAACAGAACTTCTAATGAGCCATCCACCACTAGATAAGCGTATTGCGTCTCTACGTAACATGTAG
- the purB gene encoding adenylosuccinate lyase, which yields MELSALTAVSPVDGRYGSKTIALRSIFSEFGLLKYRSIVEIRWLQKLAATDAIKEVPAFSAEANQFLDELAANFSEEDALRIKEIERTTNHDVKAVEYFLKEKVAGVPELHAVNEFIHFACTSEDINNTSHALMLKEARDTVILPEIRNVIEAIKALANEYRDIPLLSRTHGQPASPSTMGKEMANVAYRMERQYKQIESVEILAKINGAVGNYNAHLSAYPEVEWHQFSEEFITESLGVTWNPYTTQIEPHDYIAELFDAVARFNTILLDFDRDVWGYIALGHFKQKTIAGEIGSSTMPHKVNPIDFENSEGNLGLANAVFSHLAQKLPVSRWQRDLTDSTVLRNLGVGVGYAIIAYTSTLKGISKLEVNREALLAELDKNWEVLAEPVQTVMRRYGIEKPYEKLKELTRGKRVDGEGMRAFINGLEIPADEKVRLKEMTPANYIGQAIELTDKL from the coding sequence ATGGAACTGTCAGCATTGACTGCTGTTTCACCAGTAGACGGCCGTTACGGAAGTAAGACTATTGCATTACGCAGCATCTTTAGTGAGTTTGGACTACTAAAGTACCGCTCTATCGTTGAAATTCGTTGGTTACAAAAGCTTGCAGCAACTGATGCAATCAAAGAAGTACCAGCGTTCAGTGCAGAAGCTAACCAGTTTCTTGATGAACTAGCCGCTAACTTCAGCGAAGAAGACGCTCTGCGTATCAAAGAAATTGAGCGCACGACAAACCACGACGTTAAAGCGGTTGAATACTTCTTGAAAGAGAAAGTTGCTGGCGTTCCTGAGCTTCACGCAGTTAACGAATTCATTCACTTTGCATGTACTTCTGAAGACATCAACAACACATCTCACGCGCTTATGCTTAAAGAAGCTCGTGACACAGTGATTCTTCCGGAAATTCGCAACGTAATTGAGGCTATCAAAGCACTTGCGAACGAGTACCGTGATATTCCTCTATTATCTCGTACACACGGTCAGCCAGCTTCTCCTTCTACGATGGGCAAAGAGATGGCTAACGTTGCATACCGCATGGAACGTCAATACAAGCAAATCGAAAGCGTTGAGATCCTAGCGAAAATCAACGGTGCTGTAGGTAACTACAACGCTCACCTTTCTGCATACCCTGAAGTTGAATGGCACCAGTTCAGCGAAGAGTTCATCACTGAATCTCTTGGCGTAACTTGGAACCCGTACACAACTCAAATCGAACCTCACGATTACATCGCTGAGCTATTCGACGCTGTTGCTCGTTTCAACACAATACTTCTAGACTTCGACCGTGACGTTTGGGGTTACATCGCTCTTGGTCACTTCAAGCAGAAGACTATTGCTGGCGAAATCGGTTCTTCGACAATGCCGCATAAAGTTAATCCAATTGACTTCGAAAACTCTGAAGGCAATCTTGGTCTAGCTAACGCAGTATTTAGCCACCTTGCACAAAAGCTTCCAGTTTCTCGCTGGCAACGTGACCTAACTGACTCTACGGTTCTTCGTAACCTAGGTGTTGGTGTTGGCTACGCAATCATTGCATACACTTCAACTCTGAAAGGTATTAGCAAGCTAGAAGTTAATCGTGAAGCGCTACTTGCTGAACTAGATAAGAACTGGGAAGTACTGGCTGAACCAGTACAAACAGTAATGCGTCGTTACGGTATCGAGAAGCCATACGAGAAGCTAAAAGAGCTAACTCGTGGTAAGCGTGTAGATGGCGAAGGCATGCGTGCATTCATCAACGGTCTTGAAATCCCTGCAGACGAGAAAGTTCGCCTGAAAGAGATGACACCAGCGAACTACATCGGTCAAGCAATCGAGCTAACTGACAAGCTGTAA
- the hflD gene encoding high frequency lysogenization protein HflD: MANTLYDRTIAFAGICQAVALVQQVAKDGHCDKDAFEASLSAIVNTNPANTVGVFGREANLKLGLECLVKGIDSTPAGSDITRYIISLMALERKLSSRNDSMSQLGDRIQTAERQTEHFDLFDEQMISNLASIYLDVVSPIGPRIQVSGTPAVLQQTSSQHKVRALLLSGIRSAVLWRQVGGKRRHLIFGRKKMIEQAQILLARM, encoded by the coding sequence GTGGCTAATACACTTTATGACCGTACTATTGCTTTCGCCGGAATTTGCCAAGCTGTGGCTTTGGTTCAACAAGTAGCGAAAGACGGCCATTGTGATAAAGATGCCTTCGAAGCTTCACTCAGTGCCATTGTAAATACCAACCCAGCGAATACCGTGGGTGTGTTTGGCCGAGAAGCTAACCTAAAGCTTGGCCTAGAGTGCTTAGTTAAAGGTATCGATAGTACTCCAGCGGGTAGCGATATCACTCGTTACATCATCAGCTTAATGGCGCTTGAGCGTAAGCTATCTTCTCGCAACGATTCTATGTCTCAGCTTGGTGACCGCATTCAAACTGCAGAACGTCAAACGGAGCACTTTGATCTATTTGACGAGCAAATGATCAGCAACCTTGCGAGCATCTACCTAGATGTAGTGAGCCCAATCGGCCCGCGCATTCAGGTTTCTGGTACGCCGGCTGTACTTCAACAGACGTCGAGCCAACATAAGGTTCGTGCACTGCTTCTATCAGGAATTCGAAGCGCTGTTCTTTGGCGCCAGGTTGGTGGTAAACGCCGCCATCTTATCTTCGGTCGCAAGAAGATGATCGAGCAGGCTCAAATCCTACTAGCTCGAATGTAA
- the mnmA gene encoding tRNA 2-thiouridine(34) synthase MnmA, with product MSDISSGNSEKKVIVGMSGGVDSSVSAYLLQQQGYQVEGLFMKNWEEDDNEEYCTAAEDLADAQAVCDKLGIHLHTINFAAEYWDNVFEYFLEEYKAGRTPNPDILCNKEIKFKAFLEFADEVLDADYIAMGHYVRRTFPTQEELDAGIKPAMLRGLDSNKDQSYFLYTLSSDQVARSLFPVGELEKPEVRRIAEEQDLITAKKKDSTGICFIGERKFTEFLGKYLPAQPGNIETPEGQVIGQHQGLMYHTLGQRKGLHIGGTKGGGGNEEPWFVGEKDLKRNVLIAVQGKDHPLLKSEGLIASQLHWVNRTPITEVMTCTVKTRYRQTDIPCTIIPIDDENIKVIFDEPQIAVTPGQSAVFYQGEVCLGGGIIEKRI from the coding sequence ATGTCAGATATCAGCTCTGGAAACAGCGAAAAGAAAGTAATTGTCGGTATGTCCGGCGGTGTAGATTCGTCAGTATCGGCGTATCTTCTTCAGCAACAAGGCTATCAGGTAGAAGGCCTTTTCATGAAAAACTGGGAAGAAGATGATAACGAAGAGTACTGCACGGCAGCTGAAGATCTTGCTGATGCTCAAGCGGTATGTGACAAATTAGGTATCCACCTTCACACTATCAACTTTGCTGCAGAATATTGGGACAACGTATTCGAATACTTCCTTGAAGAATACAAAGCAGGTCGTACTCCTAACCCTGATATCCTTTGTAACAAAGAAATCAAATTCAAAGCATTCTTAGAGTTTGCGGATGAAGTGCTAGACGCAGATTATATAGCGATGGGTCACTACGTTCGTCGTACTTTCCCTACTCAAGAAGAGCTAGATGCTGGCATTAAGCCAGCAATGCTACGTGGCCTAGACAGCAACAAAGACCAAAGCTATTTCCTATATACGCTTAGTTCAGATCAAGTAGCACGCAGCCTATTCCCTGTTGGTGAATTAGAGAAGCCTGAAGTGCGACGCATTGCGGAAGAACAAGACTTGATCACCGCGAAGAAGAAAGATTCAACAGGTATCTGCTTTATTGGTGAACGTAAGTTTACAGAGTTCCTTGGCAAATACCTACCAGCACAACCGGGTAACATAGAAACACCAGAAGGCCAAGTGATTGGTCAACACCAAGGCTTGATGTACCACACGCTAGGTCAGCGTAAAGGCCTACATATCGGCGGCACCAAAGGTGGTGGCGGTAATGAAGAACCATGGTTTGTTGGTGAAAAAGACCTTAAGCGTAATGTACTGATCGCAGTACAAGGCAAAGACCACCCGCTTCTGAAATCAGAAGGTTTGATCGCATCTCAGCTTCATTGGGTAAATCGCACACCAATTACTGAAGTTATGACATGCACGGTAAAAACACGTTACCGTCAAACCGATATTCCTTGTACAATCATCCCAATTGATGATGAGAACATTAAGGTTATCTTTGATGAGCCACAAATTGCTGTGACCCCAGGCCAATCAGCGGTATTCTACCAAGGCGAAGTATGTCTTGGTGGTGGTATCATCGAAAAGCGCATCTAA
- a CDS encoding inosine/guanosine kinase, protein MKFPGQRKSKHYFPVHARDPLVSQAQSSKRMSRTHIIGIDQTLVDIEAKVSSELIEKYGLSKGHSLVIGDEAAESLYQELKEHCLITNEYAGGTIGNTLHNYSVLADDRSTLLGVMSQDIKIGSYGYRYLCNTSSRMDLNHLQGVDGAIGRCFALITEDGERTFAISEGQMNQLNPESIPEKIFKSASALVLTAYLVRCKPGDPMPEATMKAIEYAKKYDVPVVLTLGTKFVIQDDPEFWKDFLEQHVTVVAMNEDEAEALTGESDPLAASDKALEWVDLVLCTAGPVGLFMAGYTEDAAKRETSLPLLPGSIAEFNRFEFSRPAHKDLCENPTKIYSHIAPYMGGPETIKNTNGAGDAALSALLHDMAANKYHKENVPNSSKHQHSFLTYSSFSQVCKYSNRASYEVLVQHSPRLSRGLPEREDSLEEAYWER, encoded by the coding sequence ATGAAATTCCCTGGACAACGTAAATCAAAGCATTACTTTCCGGTTCACGCACGTGACCCTCTAGTGAGCCAAGCTCAAAGTAGTAAAAGAATGTCACGCACTCATATTATCGGTATTGACCAAACCTTGGTGGATATTGAAGCAAAAGTGAGTTCCGAACTTATTGAGAAGTATGGTTTAAGTAAAGGGCATTCATTGGTTATCGGTGACGAAGCCGCTGAGTCTTTATATCAAGAATTAAAAGAACATTGCCTAATTACCAATGAGTACGCTGGTGGCACAATAGGTAATACATTACACAATTATTCCGTACTGGCGGATGATCGCTCAACACTGCTTGGTGTAATGAGTCAAGATATTAAGATTGGTAGCTATGGTTACCGTTATTTATGTAATACATCAAGCAGAATGGATCTGAACCACTTACAAGGGGTAGATGGCGCAATTGGTCGCTGCTTTGCATTAATTACAGAAGATGGTGAACGTACTTTCGCAATCAGCGAAGGTCAGATGAACCAATTAAATCCAGAAAGTATTCCAGAGAAAATTTTCAAAAGTGCTTCTGCTTTAGTATTAACAGCATATTTAGTTCGTTGTAAGCCAGGCGATCCTATGCCTGAAGCAACAATGAAAGCTATTGAATATGCGAAAAAATATGATGTGCCCGTTGTTTTAACGTTAGGTACAAAGTTCGTTATTCAAGATGATCCTGAATTTTGGAAAGACTTCTTAGAGCAACACGTAACGGTTGTTGCAATGAACGAAGATGAAGCGGAAGCCCTAACCGGTGAAAGTGATCCGCTTGCTGCCTCAGACAAAGCGCTAGAGTGGGTGGACTTAGTTCTCTGTACGGCTGGCCCTGTTGGCCTATTCATGGCGGGTTACACTGAAGATGCAGCAAAGCGTGAAACATCACTGCCTTTACTTCCTGGTTCAATTGCAGAATTCAACCGTTTTGAATTTAGCCGTCCTGCGCATAAAGATTTATGTGAGAACCCGACTAAGATCTATTCTCATATTGCCCCTTACATGGGTGGCCCAGAAACGATCAAAAATACCAATGGTGCTGGTGATGCGGCGTTGTCTGCTCTATTACATGATATGGCGGCAAATAAATACCATAAAGAAAATGTACCAAATTCGAGTAAGCACCAACATTCATTCTTGACGTACTCTTCTTTCTCACAAGTTTGTAAATATTCAAACCGTGCTAGTTATGAAGTGTTAGTTCAACACTCACCACGTTTATCTCGTGGTCTTCCTGAAAGAGAAGATAGTCTAGAAGAAGCTTACTGGGAAAGATAA
- a CDS encoding H-NS family histone-like protein, which translates to MSELTKTLLNIRSLRAFSRELTLEQLEEALDKLTIVVQERQESEAEERAAKAEQEAKLSAIAEQIAKDGIDVADLIAALSGEAKSKTTKAKRAPRPAKYKYVDANGNEKTWTGQGRTPSAIQEQLDAGKSLEEFAI; encoded by the coding sequence ATGTCTGAATTAACAAAAACTTTATTAAATATCCGCAGCCTTCGTGCATTCTCACGTGAATTAACTCTTGAGCAACTTGAAGAAGCGCTAGACAAGCTAACTATTGTTGTACAAGAGCGTCAAGAATCTGAAGCTGAAGAACGTGCTGCTAAAGCAGAACAAGAAGCTAAGCTTTCTGCTATCGCTGAACAAATTGCAAAAGACGGAATTGATGTTGCCGATCTTATTGCAGCTCTTTCTGGTGAAGCAAAATCTAAAACAACTAAAGCTAAACGCGCTCCTCGCCCAGCGAAATACAAATACGTAGACGCAAACGGCAACGAGAAAACTTGGACAGGTCAAGGCCGTACGCCTTCAGCTATCCAAGAGCAACTAGATGCTGGTAAATCTCTAGAAGAGTTTGCAATCTAG
- a CDS encoding Na+/H+ antiporter NhaC family protein, with amino-acid sequence MNLIDFATSPLSLLPPLVALSLAIVTRRVLVSLGVGIAMGAILLADYSVGNAASYVFTKASGVFIEDGGINTWNMSIIAFLIILGMTTALLTLSGGTRAFAEWAQSRVKSKRGSKLLAAFLGVFIFVDDYFNSLAVGAISRPVTDRFYVSRAKLAYILDSTAAPMCVIMPASSWGAYIITIIGGILVTHGVTEYSALGAYVRLIPMNFYAVFALLMVFAVAWFGLDVGKMREHEIEASQGRGFDGDNDQKQAHDLNEELDIKESDNGSVSDLVMPIVSLIVATVAAMLYTGGQSLAADGQAFNLLGAFENTDVGKSLVYGGIIGLLFALATVFKQKLSMSDIARTMWIGASSMFGAILILVFAWTIGSVIGDMKTGSYLSSLATGNIDYHWLPVILFLLAGLMAFSTGTSWGTFGIMLPIAGDMSAASDIALILPMLSAVLAGSVFGDHCSPISDTTILSSTGARCNHIDHVATQLPYALSVAFVSCIGFITLGMTASIAIAFSSASLAFVSVCFVLAYFSRSKMAKCKS; translated from the coding sequence ATGAATTTAATAGATTTCGCAACATCACCTTTATCTTTGCTTCCTCCACTTGTGGCTTTAAGTCTTGCTATTGTTACCCGTCGTGTATTGGTTTCTTTGGGGGTTGGTATCGCTATGGGGGCTATTTTACTTGCTGACTATTCAGTAGGGAACGCAGCTAGCTACGTGTTTACCAAAGCTTCAGGAGTTTTCATAGAAGATGGTGGTATTAATACATGGAACATGAGTATTATTGCATTCCTAATTATTCTTGGAATGACAACTGCACTGTTAACACTGTCTGGCGGTACTCGTGCATTCGCCGAGTGGGCTCAATCCCGTGTTAAGAGCAAACGTGGTTCAAAACTACTTGCTGCTTTCCTAGGTGTATTCATCTTTGTTGATGATTACTTCAATAGCTTAGCGGTAGGTGCTATCTCTCGCCCTGTCACAGACCGTTTCTACGTATCGCGCGCTAAGCTTGCTTATATTCTTGATTCTACTGCGGCTCCAATGTGTGTGATCATGCCAGCTTCTAGCTGGGGTGCGTACATCATTACTATTATTGGTGGCATCTTAGTAACACACGGTGTGACAGAGTATTCTGCGCTGGGTGCTTACGTTCGTCTTATTCCAATGAACTTCTATGCGGTATTTGCACTTCTTATGGTGTTTGCCGTTGCATGGTTCGGCTTAGACGTAGGTAAAATGCGTGAACATGAAATTGAAGCATCTCAAGGCCGCGGTTTTGACGGAGACAACGATCAAAAGCAAGCTCACGATCTAAACGAAGAGCTAGATATTAAAGAAAGCGATAATGGTTCTGTATCTGATCTAGTGATGCCAATCGTATCGTTAATTGTAGCGACCGTTGCCGCAATGCTGTACACAGGCGGCCAATCGCTGGCTGCTGATGGCCAAGCATTCAACCTTCTAGGTGCATTCGAAAACACTGATGTAGGTAAGTCTCTTGTTTATGGTGGTATTATTGGCCTGTTGTTTGCGTTAGCAACCGTGTTCAAGCAGAAGCTATCGATGTCTGACATTGCAAGAACGATGTGGATTGGTGCAAGCTCAATGTTTGGCGCTATCTTGATTCTTGTGTTTGCATGGACAATCGGTTCTGTAATCGGCGACATGAAAACAGGTTCGTACTTATCATCTCTAGCGACGGGCAACATCGACTACCACTGGCTACCTGTTATCCTGTTTCTTCTTGCTGGCCTGATGGCATTCTCAACAGGTACCTCTTGGGGTACGTTCGGTATCATGTTACCTATCGCGGGTGATATGTCTGCAGCATCTGATATCGCGCTAATTCTGCCGATGCTCAGTGCGGTTCTGGCTGGTTCTGTATTTGGTGACCATTGTTCTCCAATCTCAGATACAACGATTCTTTCTTCGACAGGGGCTCGTTGTAACCATATTGATCACGTTGCAACTCAGCTTCCTTACGCATTGTCTGTGGCATTCGTGTCGTGTATCGGTTTCATTACCCTAGGTATGACTGCATCGATTGCTATTGCATTTAGCTCTGCATCTCTAGCATTTGTTTCTGTATGTTTTGTATTAGCTTATTTCTCTCGTAGTAAAATGGCGAAGTGCAAAAGCTAA
- the hisG gene encoding ATP phosphoribosyltransferase, which translates to MQTQRLRIAIQKKGRLSKECQELLKKCGVKFNIMGERLVVHSLNMPIDLLLVRDDDIPGLIMDGVVDLGFIGENELEEVRLDRVALKEPSEFRTLRRLDFGDCRLSIAINKDEEYNGPQDLAGKRIATTYPHLLKAYMDDQGVEFSTCMLTGSVEVAPRAGLADAIADLVSTGATLEANGLKEAEAIFQSKATLIQRVGDFDADKTALIEKLLTRMQGVQQAKESKYIMLHAPTSQLEQIKALLPGAEDPTVLPLSTDKDKVAVHLVSTENLFWETMEQLKELGASSILVLPIEKMMG; encoded by the coding sequence ATGCAGACACAACGCCTAAGAATCGCAATACAAAAGAAAGGTCGCTTAAGTAAAGAGTGCCAAGAGCTACTAAAAAAATGTGGTGTTAAATTTAACATCATGGGTGAGCGCTTAGTGGTTCACTCACTAAATATGCCAATCGACTTGTTGCTTGTTCGTGATGACGACATACCAGGTCTTATCATGGACGGTGTGGTTGATTTAGGCTTCATTGGTGAAAACGAACTAGAAGAAGTTCGTCTAGACCGTGTTGCTCTAAAAGAGCCATCAGAGTTTCGCACACTACGTCGTTTAGATTTCGGTGATTGCCGTCTTTCTATCGCTATCAATAAAGACGAAGAATACAACGGCCCACAAGATCTCGCGGGCAAGCGTATTGCGACCACTTACCCACACCTGCTTAAAGCCTACATGGACGATCAGGGTGTTGAATTCAGCACTTGTATGCTAACAGGCTCGGTTGAAGTTGCTCCTCGCGCAGGTTTAGCTGACGCTATCGCCGATTTAGTTTCTACTGGCGCAACGCTAGAAGCGAATGGCCTAAAAGAAGCAGAGGCTATCTTCCAATCTAAAGCAACACTGATTCAACGTGTTGGTGATTTCGACGCAGACAAAACCGCATTGATTGAAAAACTACTGACTCGTATGCAGGGTGTTCAGCAAGCGAAAGAGTCGAAGTACATCATGCTTCACGCACCAACGTCTCAACTAGAGCAAATTAAAGCGCTATTGCCTGGGGCTGAAGATCCTACTGTTCTTCCTCTATCTACAGACAAAGACAAAGTTGCCGTTCACCTAGTCAGTACTGAGAACTTGTTCTGGGAAACTATGGAACAGCTTAAAGAGTTGGGTGCAAGCTCGATTCTAGTATTACCAATCGAAAAAATGATGGGGTAG
- the hisD gene encoding histidinol dehydrogenase, protein MMMRTVVWQSLSESQQDSVLERPAITEGANITATVSDVIAKVRNEGDAALRELTAKFDGVTPESIRVSSGEIEEACARLTPEMKQALEQAYSNIAKFHEAQKPQPIKVETQPGVVCEQVTRAINTVGLYIPGGSAPLPSTVLMLGVPAQIAGCRKVVLCSPPPIADEILYVAKLCKIDEVYNVGGGQAVAAMAYGTESVAKVDKIFGPGNAYVTEAKRQVSNDFRGAAIDMPAGPSEVLVIADETADADFIAADLLSQAEHGPDSQVVLVTPSPVVADQVTDAVQKQLKELSRANIAQQALASSLIIISESITQAIAISNFYGPEHLIVQTKNPRELLPLLDNAGSIFLGDWSPESAGDYASGTNHVLPTYGYTKTYSSLGLADFSKRMTVQELTADGLKGLAPTVVTMAEAEGLDAHKRAVTIRVEKLNKEN, encoded by the coding sequence GTGATGATGAGAACCGTTGTTTGGCAATCTTTAAGTGAATCACAGCAAGACTCGGTATTAGAGCGTCCAGCTATTACTGAAGGTGCAAACATCACAGCGACTGTTTCTGATGTTATTGCAAAAGTACGAAATGAAGGTGATGCCGCGCTTAGAGAGCTGACTGCAAAGTTTGATGGTGTGACTCCAGAATCGATTCGAGTTAGCTCGGGTGAGATCGAAGAGGCGTGTGCTCGTCTAACACCAGAAATGAAGCAAGCGCTAGAACAAGCTTATAGCAATATTGCGAAGTTCCACGAAGCTCAAAAGCCACAGCCTATTAAGGTTGAGACACAGCCTGGTGTTGTATGTGAGCAGGTGACGCGTGCAATTAATACTGTTGGCCTTTATATTCCAGGTGGCAGTGCACCACTTCCTTCAACGGTTCTTATGCTAGGTGTACCCGCTCAAATTGCAGGTTGCCGCAAAGTTGTACTTTGTTCGCCTCCGCCAATCGCTGATGAAATATTGTACGTTGCTAAGCTTTGTAAAATCGACGAAGTTTACAATGTCGGTGGTGGTCAAGCCGTTGCTGCAATGGCTTACGGTACTGAGAGTGTTGCTAAAGTTGATAAGATTTTCGGCCCAGGTAATGCCTACGTAACGGAAGCGAAGCGTCAAGTGAGTAATGATTTTCGTGGTGCGGCGATTGATATGCCTGCCGGTCCATCAGAAGTGTTAGTGATTGCCGATGAAACCGCTGATGCAGACTTTATTGCTGCGGATCTATTGAGCCAAGCGGAACATGGTCCTGATTCTCAGGTTGTCCTGGTAACACCATCTCCAGTGGTTGCAGACCAAGTAACGGATGCGGTGCAGAAACAACTGAAAGAGTTGTCTCGCGCTAATATCGCTCAGCAAGCCTTGGCATCTAGCTTGATTATCATCTCAGAATCAATCACTCAAGCTATCGCAATTTCGAACTTCTACGGGCCTGAGCACTTGATTGTTCAGACCAAGAACCCACGTGAATTGCTGCCATTGTTGGATAACGCGGGTTCTATCTTCCTGGGTGACTGGTCTCCGGAATCTGCAGGTGATTATGCATCTGGCACAAACCACGTACTACCGACTTACGGTTACACCAAAACGTATTCGAGCTTAGGTTTAGCGGATTTCTCTAAACGTATGACAGTACAAGAACTAACAGCCGATGGCTTGAAAGGCTTAGCACCAACAGTCGTGACGATGGCTGAAGCCGAAGGTTTGGATGCTCACAAGCGTGCTGTGACTATCCGAGTTGAAAAATTAAATAAAGAGAATTAA
- the hisC gene encoding histidinol-phosphate transaminase, with amino-acid sequence MEKLARKTVQALTPYLSARRIGGSGDIWLNANESPFDNEYNINLSRLNRYSECQPKELIDAYAQYAGVTPEQTLTTRGADEGIELLIRAFCEPNEDAILYCPPTYGMYAVSAETIGVERKIAPLTSEWQLDLPAIEAQLDNVKVVFVCSPNNPTGNLVNRKDIIKLLEMTQDKAIVVMDEAYIDFCPEASTVDLLEQYPNLAILRTLSKAFALAGLRCGFTLANQELIDVLLKVIAPYPVPIPVADIAVQALSEHGLARAKYQVLDLSANRAYLQAGLLSIPQVTVFDGWGNYLLVKFPNGDELFKAAWDTGIILRNSPIEDCVRISIGNREECEKTLGFIRNFFQ; translated from the coding sequence ATGGAAAAGTTAGCAAGAAAAACAGTTCAGGCTCTTACACCTTACTTGTCTGCAAGACGAATTGGTGGCAGCGGAGATATATGGTTGAATGCCAACGAATCTCCATTTGATAACGAGTACAACATAAACCTATCTCGTCTTAACCGCTACAGCGAATGTCAGCCAAAAGAGTTGATTGATGCTTACGCTCAATATGCAGGTGTAACGCCGGAGCAAACACTGACAACACGTGGTGCTGACGAAGGTATTGAACTTTTGATTCGAGCTTTCTGTGAGCCGAACGAAGATGCGATCCTTTACTGTCCTCCGACTTACGGCATGTACGCAGTGAGTGCGGAAACCATTGGTGTTGAACGTAAAATCGCGCCTTTGACGTCTGAATGGCAATTGGATCTTCCTGCTATTGAAGCGCAACTAGACAACGTAAAAGTCGTGTTTGTTTGCAGTCCAAATAACCCAACCGGCAATTTGGTTAATCGAAAAGACATCATAAAGCTGCTTGAAATGACGCAAGACAAAGCGATTGTTGTAATGGATGAAGCGTATATCGACTTTTGCCCGGAAGCGTCAACCGTCGATTTACTTGAACAATACCCGAACCTTGCGATTCTACGTACTCTTTCTAAAGCTTTCGCATTAGCCGGTTTACGCTGTGGCTTTACTTTAGCAAATCAAGAACTGATCGATGTTCTATTGAAAGTGATTGCGCCATACCCTGTGCCAATCCCTGTTGCTGATATTGCTGTTCAAGCACTTTCGGAACATGGGCTTGCAAGAGCGAAGTACCAAGTTTTGGATCTAAGTGCTAACCGAGCGTATTTGCAAGCGGGTTTATTGAGTATACCTCAAGTGACGGTCTTTGATGGTTGGGGTAACTACTTATTGGTTAAATTCCCGAATGGCGATGAGCTATTCAAAGCGGCTTGGGACACTGGCATTATCTTACGTAACTCGCCAATCGAAGATTGTGTTCGCATTAGTATTGGTAACCGCGAAGAGTGCGAAAAGACACTCGGATTCATTCGTAACTTTTTTCAGTAA